A window of Streptomyces sp. NBC_01241 genomic DNA:
TGAACGACCGGCACGGCGCGGGCATTACCGTGCACGGTCTGGTGCGGAACGAGGAGAAGGCCAGACGGCTGCTCGCGGACGTGATCGACCGCCCGGACTTCCACCTCGTCGTCCAGGACGTGGCGACTCCGCTCGAACTGTCCGGCCCCGTCGACTACGTGATCCACGGGGCGAGCGCCGCACGGCCCGCCCTGCACGGCAGCCAGCCGGTCATGACGATCAAGGCGAACCTGCTGGGCACCTTCAACCTGCTCGACCTCTGTGTGGCGAAGGCCAGCCGCGGATTCCTGCTGATGTCCTCGGCGGAGGTCTACGGCGCCCAGCCCCCGGAGACCGAGCTCATCGACGAGCAGAGTTATGGCGGCTTCGACATCCTCAACCCGCGGGCCTGCTACGCCGAGGGAAAGCGCGCCGCGGAGACGATCTGCGCGACCTACCAGGCGCAGTACGGCATCGACAGCCGCGTCGTCAGGTTCGGTCACGTCTACGGGCCGGGGATGGCGCTCGACGACGGGCGGGTGCAGGCCGACTTCGCGGCGAACGTGGTGGCCGGCAAGGACATCGTGCTCAACAGCGACGGTTCCGGCGTACGGACCTACACCTACGTGGCCGACGCCATCGCGGGGCTGTTCTACGCGCTGCTCTGCGGTGACCAGGTGGCCTACAACGTCGCGGACCCGTCCGGCCTGGTCTCGATCCGGCGGCTGGCGGAGCTGTTCACCGAGGTGCGCCCGGAGCGCGGGCAGCAGCTCCGGTTCACCAATGAGTCCGACGCGCGCTCCTACAGCCTGACGAAGAAGCAGGGCTTGGACAGCACACGGCTTGCAGCACTCGGCTGGAACCCCGTGGTCGATCTGCCGACCGGGCTGAACCGCATGGTGACCCATCTGGAGTCGAGCGCCCCGGGCGTTTAGCGAATCCCGCGTCGGCGCGCCACCGACACGGATCTACGGAAATCGCCAGGACGCACATTGCCTCGGGCGCGGACTTTCGTCCGCGCCCGAGGCAATGTGCGTCATGTCACTGAATCGCCGAACGTGGGCGCTTCAGGAGGATCGGAGCTTCCTGGCCAGCCGCCGCACCGAGGCCGGAAGGTACCGGCCCAGCCACCGCTGCTGCTGCCGCACCACCAGTTTCTCCGAAGCCCCGTTGTCTTCGGTGGGATTCCAGTACTGCGGGGATTTCTCGCCCTTGCGCGGATACAGCTCATTCGGACGGCGAGGAACGACCTCGGGACGCTCCCAGGCGATGTTCCGCCGCACCACCCGCGCCGGTGCTCCCACCGCGATGCAGTTGTTGGGAATGTTCGACGTGACGATGCTGCGGAAGCCGATCACCGAGCCGTTGCCGATGGTGACGCCGCCCATTACGACCGCGTGCTTCGCGATCCAGACGTGCTCGCCCACGACGATCGACTGGGACGGGTTCACGCGCTTCTCGGTGCGCACGTCGAAGATCGGGTGGGTGTCGTCGCCGCGCACCTCGATGTTCTTGGCGAACATCACGTCGGCGCCGATCGTCACCGACACGCCTTCGACGGCGGAGATGAAGGCGCGGCCGGCGCAGCCCACGTTCTCGCCGATCCGGATCCGGGACTCGTGCCCGCAGCGCAGTTCGAAGCGGAGACCTGCGCGCTTCTTCGTGGTCTGCTCGATCTCGATCTGACCGTTGTCTCCCGAGAAGGTGACGAGCAGGTCCTTGATGTCTGCCTTGGGGCTGATGACGAGTTTGTTGTTCGACCCCTTGAACCGGATATCGATCTTGGTCTCAAGGATCTCGCCGTCGTAGACGATCTCGTTTCCCTGATCGTCCTTGTAACGCTCCAGCTTGTGCAGTTGCAGCATCGTGATCTGAGGGGGCCCTTGACCGGGTCACGGGCTGGACCTGTCCCTCGTACCTCCGTTCGAGCCTGCGATTTTGGCTCAAGTTATCAGATGAATCTGTTGCTGAACCTGGGCGTGATCGAACCGATCGAGGCCGCAACACCGGCTGCCGGATCGAGAGCTTTGGCGCCGCGCAGTTCACGTTCAACGTAGTCCAGAGCGGGAACCCGTCCACGATCGAGCGCATGAAGTTCCACCCTGGAGCTGGACAGCCTGATACTGGGACGACAGGTTCCGGAGGAAGCAGATCCAGGTAGTGAGCAAGAAGAGCAATACGAGCAAGCGGTACACGGCCGAGTTCAAGCGGGACGCGGTCGGGCTGGTCCGCTCCTCCGGGCGGACGGTGACGGAGGTGGCCCGTGAGCTCGGGGTGAGCTCCGAAGGGCTGCGGGGCTGGGTGAAGCAGGCCGCGATCGACCGGGGCGAGGGGCCGGCCGGGGTGTTGACCACCGCGGAGCGTGAGGAACTGGTCCGGCTGCGACGCAAGGTCCGCGAGCAGGAACAGACGATCGAGGTGCTGGGAAAAGCGACCGCCTTCTTCGCGCGGCAGAAGACGAAGTAGCCGCGCGCTACCGGTTCATCGACGCGGAGAAGGCATCCGAGGACAATCCCGGCGGCTACGGCGTGAGTCTGCTGTGCCGGGCGTTGAAGGTGGCGCGATCGGCGTATTACGTCTGGCTTGCCGCGCGGCCCGCCGCCGAGGTGCGCCAGGCGGCCGAGGACGAGCTCGCCGGGGAGATCCGGCAGATCCACGCCGATTCCCGTGGGGCTTACGGGGCCCCGCGGGTGACCGCGAAACTGCGACGCGGGGGCAGGCGGATCAATCGGAAGAAGGTCGAGCGGATCATGCGCGAGCGCGACATCCGCGGGATCACCCGCCGCAAGCGCCGCAGCCTGACCAAGGCCGACACCAAGGCGGCCCCGTCGCCGGACCTGGTCGGGAGGGACTTCACCGCCGCCGAGCCCGGCACGAAACTGGTCTCGGACATCACATATCTGCCCACACTCGCCGGCTGGTGGTATCTGGCGACGGTCATCGATCTGGCGACCCGCGAGGTGATCGGGTACGCGATGGCCGACCACCATCGCGCCGAACTTGTTGTCGGCGCCCTGAAGATGGCCGCCGGCCGCGGCGCCCTGAGGGAGGACTGCATCGCACACTCGGATCGCGGATCGGAGTACACGTCGAGTGAATACCGCAAGCTGATACGGGAGTTGAAGCTGAGCCAGAGCATGGGACGAACCGGGTCATGTTACGATAACGCCGCGGCTGAAAGCTTTTTCGGTTTGCTGAAAGCGGAGATCGGGACCACCGTCTGGGAGTCCCACGAGGCTGCTCGCGCGGACGTCTTCCGCTTTATCGAGGTCGAATACAACCGAACCCGTCTGCGCAAGCATCCGGTCTACGGCTACGTCACCCCGATCGAGACCAGGGCCCTGGCGGCCCAAGATCTCACCCACGCAGCGTAAACATTCGCTGTCCATGATCGTGGGGGAACTTCACGCATCGAGCAGAGGGTGCGCCGGCACATTCTTCCGCACCTCGGATCCCAGCCGCTGAACGGCGTCGGCACGGAAACCGTGAAGCTGAGATGCGTGCCGCGCACGCCTCCTTCACCCAACGGATGAAGGATGCCTGAGAGGAGCGCCCCGGAGCCGGACTGGAACCGGCACGGGGCGCTCGATCAGGCCTGGGCGGCGTACGAGACGAAGCTCGCCCACGACGCGGGCGAGAGGGCGAGCTGAGGCCCCTGCTCGACCTTCGAGTCCCGGACGTGGACCGTCACGGGGGCCGTCGCCACCTCGACACAGCTGTCGCCCGAACTGCCGCTGTAACTGCTTTTGAACCAGACCAGTTCTGTGTTGTTCATGTTGCTCCTCGGATCTGCCGCAACAGGCTCAGGGAGTCCTCCAACGAGAGAGCCTGTGATCGCATCCTGGCATACCGTATCTGGAGCATGCTGACCACTTTGAGGTCGGAGATGAACTGGCCGCTTTCCTGCCCCTCGCAGTAGCCGAACCACCTGTTGTCCGGAGTCTCCAACAGCTGCATGGGGCCGTCGATCCCCGCGTGGCTGCCGCGCGCCTGCGGCATGACCTGGACCTCGATGTTCCGGAACCTCGCAAGTTTGAGGACGTGGTCGATGAGCTCAGCCGAGGCCTCCGGCCCACCCGTCTCTCGCAGGAATACGTGCTCCTCGACGATGAAGCTGTAGGCCGTGTTGGGGCGCTCAGTAAGTATCCGCTGCCGATCCGTACGCGCTGACAGCCGGGCTTCGATCTGGTCGTCCCCCAGCGGCGGAAGTCGCTCCGAGAACAGGCTTCGTGCGTACGCCTCCGTTTGTAAAAGCCCTGGAATCAACCGGCACTCGTATGTATAGAGGGCGACGGCCTCCGCTTCCAACTGGGCCCACTGCCGGAACCAACTGGCCAGCCCTGGACGCCGCGACAGATGCCGCGCCGCACCCCGCAGCGCCCCGAACGCGTCCAGCACCTCCTCCGCCCGGTCCACGAAGTCCGCCGGCGGAAAGCGTCTCCCCTGCTCGATCGAGGCGACGGTCGGTACCGAGTACCGCACCCGGGGCGCGAACTGCTCCTGCGTCAGCCGCGCCCGCTTCCGGAACGCCTTCAGGACCTCCCCGAAGGCTTTCAGACTGTCCGAACTCTCCGGTTCCGCCCCGCTGTTGCCCGCCGTACCCCCGTAAGCTCCACCCGAACCCACCACCGCTTCGTCCAACCCACCCACCTTCACGTACCGTCCCGCCGACCCACGTATGGTCACGCTTCACCCTGGGCGCGGTCCACTCTCCGCGCCCGTACGCTGACGCAGCGTACGGGTTCCTGATCTGACCCATGTGCCTATGCCGGATCGGGTGGCTGGTGAACAGGTTCGCTGGAAGATGTGCCTCCTGCTCGGTGCGGGTGCCGGCCGGGGGTGGCGAGGGACCTATTGGGGCATAGCGGCAATTCGGCCACATCAAACGGGAACGTCAACGGTTTCGATGGATCGACTTCCGCGCACACCGTGGTGCAGGCGGGCGAGGTCGGCGGCGGGGAGTATTTCCATTGGGTGCGGCTCTTCTGGAGGGAAGGGCTGAGCTGGGAGAATGCTGATCAGGGCTGTGCCCGGGGCTGCTCGTCTCTACCGTGGTGGTGGAGGAGGGCGGCTGATGGGTTCGCTGTTCGAGGAGTTGGAGGCTCGCGAGGCCGCTGCCCGGGTGCGGGTGGAGGAGCTCGAGGCCGAAATCGCGTCGGTGTCCGCCAAGTTGGAGCTGGCCCGGGAGGGTCTGGAGCGTCTGCGGATCGCGCGGGAGACGGTCGCCGAGGTGCTCGCGGAGATGCCCGGGGTGACGGTCGATGCCGGAGGACCGCCTACGGGTGAGCGGGTGGCGTCGGCGTATGCGGGGGCCGAGCGGCAGGTCATCGGGGTGCTGACCGTGCCGAACTGGCAGCCCGGGATGGGGCCGGACGTGCTGCCGGCGGTGTACCGGCACATCGTGGAGGTGGTGGCGGATGAGCCGGGGCCGGTCCGGGCCAAGCAGATCGTGCCCAGGATCGGACTGCCAGCCGAGACCGGGAAGATCGAGGGCGCGCGGTCGAAGCTGAAGCGGCTGGTGGAGCGGGGCTGGCTGGACGAGGATGCCCCGGGGCGACGGGCAGACCTTGGGAGTGCTCGGGGGCCATGTAGGGCGGGGTTCCGATGACCTCATGCGTGTGGGTCAGCCTGGTGCCGGCCTCGGTGCGGGCGATGCCGAAGTCGGTCACCGCGACCCGCCCGTCCCTGCGGAGCATCAGGTTCGACGGCTTGATGTCGCGGTGCACGACCCCGAGCAGATGCACGGCGTGCAGCGCGTCGAGCACCTGGGCGACGAGGTCGAAGACCTGGGCAGCCGGAAGGAGCCCGCTCCGCTCGGCGGCATGGGCGTCATCACGGCAGACGCTCGTGACACTTGGGCCGACACGACCCCTGCCGGCCTCGATATCGAGCCGGAGGAGCTGGTGACGTGGGGGGCCGCGAGCAGCGCCGATCTCTTCTGCTGGCTTGCTCGCGGGAAACCCGCCGAGTGGCCTGTAATGGTCTTCAGTCATGGTGACGATGTTTGGACTCGGCACGACTTCGGTGTCGCGGAATTCTTGTGCCGAGTGCTGCAAGCAAGGCCGGGAGTCGAAGTGATGGCTGATTCTCCGCTGTGGGGTCAGCGGCACCCCTCATATGTGAGTTCGGCTGAGCGCCGACGGGCGCGCGAGGCCGGGAGCTCGGGCGAGTAGCCAGGCATTGTGGCGTAGGTCCTGACACGCTGTCAGTGCTCGCAGCGGTGTCAAGGTGTTCCTGCGTTCCTTCTGCATGCAGGCGCGCGGGACCACGGTCGGGGGGCGGCAGGAATAGAATTCGATAATGAGGTGAAGAACATCATGTACAGCGTGAAGGGCGGCCAGTTCCAAAACTTGGGCCGAGTGGTTCCGGGAGGTTATGTGAAATGACACGTCATATCGAGGCGCTTTCCGGCCTGTTGACTTCTTTCGAAGGAAGTGCGGGGGATATGGTCGATTGGGGGGTGATCGAATCTGCTTACGGAACCGTATTCCCACTGGACTACAAAGAGTTCGTGCAGCGATTTGGACACGGAACCATCGAGGGGAGCATTGCCACCCTGATACCGGTCGTTACTTCCGACCCGATGGTCAGGCGGGTGGCTCCTCTGCCCGATTTGGTGCGTGCGGATCCAAATTTCAACAGGTGGGCCGAACGAGGTCAGGTGTACAGCCTCGATCAAATTCCCGTGTGGGGGGAGACGCACAGCGCCGACGTGCTCGGCTGGGTGGCCACAGGGGCCGATCCCCATGCGTGGCCGCTAGCCGTGTGGGCGCGAGGTGATGCGGCCTGGGCCGTACATGACTGCGGGATGGTCGAGTTCCTGATCAAGCTTCTGGCAGGAGATTTCCCCGAGTGGCCGATCAGTGACACTTCTCTCATGGGAATCCAAAATGCGCGCTTCTTGCACGACAGGCAGGAGGAGCGGCTCGCGGAGGAAGGTATCTATCCCTGGGATGAGGACTGAGACGCCTGGTGGAGGACTGCTCTCACCTGCCAGGGTGGTGGCGGTTCCATCTTGCGCGTGCCCATGACATTCAGCTTCACCCCGGAGCCCGCGAGGGAACGTAAAAGGGTCGGTGACGCGGATTTTCGTGCACGGCAATCACTGAAGGTCGAGTCAACTTGCATCCTGCACCGAAGCGATAGATGCGTGGACCGTTCATCCCGATGAATTCGTGGACATGAAAATAGAAGGCTTCTCATGAAACACATGCCGAGCTGAAACGGGACCCGAGTTCCTACACCACGGAACATGCGACTGGGGCAGTCAGCAGGGGCCAGTACGGTATCTGTCAGATATCGCGACCATGAGGAGTTGAGCTGTGCAGATGAGAGAACTCGTCGGGCAGGTGATGGCCACGCTGGTGAAGGCGTACTTCGCGGATTCCCCGATGGGCGCCGGCTCTCGCCCGGCGATCCGTCCGCCCGCGGAACCCGGGGCGCTGGCTGAACTGGAGCGCCACGCCGGTCAGTCGCTCGAGGCAGGGTACCGGCAGTTCCTGTTGCTCACGGACGGTCTGGAGGGCTTCCCCCTCGTGCTGCTTGGCTGTCAGGACTGGGAGCCCGGGGGCTTGGGCGAGGCCGCTGAGGAATTTCGGGAGACGGTTCTGGACAGTGATCCCGAGGACGTTGGCGTGTCCCCCGAGACCCCCTGCTTTCCGGTGGCCGTCAATGCTGATCGAAGCCAGGGTATCTTTTTGATTGACACCGTCGGTCCCGCCGAGGAGCGGTTCTGGTGGACCGGCGAGGGGGACAGCTTCTATTTCGTGGGGTTCGCCGACGTCCTCGCTTTCCTGAACGACGCGGGTTCCTGCGACCCGAGGGAGTCACTCTGCACCTGAAACGTGTTCCTGGCTGAGGCTTCAGGAGCTGGGCGAAGGCCCGGATGCGGGTGGCCAGATGGGTCATCTCGGGACAAGCGGCGGTGAGCCGGGCCAGGAACTCGTGATGCTCGGCCTCGAGGTTGTCGGGCCTGGTGAGCAGCATCCGGGCGAGTCTACGCTCAGAGATGTGGCTGCGGTCGGCGTCCGCGCGCCCTTGGCTGATGTGCTTGTGCAGGAGGTTGAGACAGCCCGTGAACCCGAGGGCCTTGATCTCTTCGAAGAGGTGCAGGACGGGGACGGCGGGGTCCTCGGCCCGGCGTTTGCGCAGGTGCTCGCGATAGGGATCGACGAGGCTGGCGCGGTACTTGGGGACACATGTCGGTCCGGCCTTCCAGGCCACCGGCGACTGCGCCACCGTCGCGGCGGGCCCTGCTTGGCCACCGCGGCACTGAGCGGCGAGATGTTCTACGTCCCCTGCCCCGCGTGAGGCGACGACGCCGTGGTCCCGGAGACTTCACTGGTCTCGACCCCGGCCGGAGCCGTGTCCCACTCCGGGGTTGTTGCAGGACTTGATCGCCCGAGTCCTGACGAAGTCTCGAGCCCCGGCGTCCACCTGGTTGTGCGTCAGCGTGAGCAGTGGCGAGACGACTACGGTTGACTCTGTTCTGTGCGCGCAGCCGCAGATCCTTGATCTCGCTGCCGTCAGATCCCTGGAGCTACCGATCTGAGCCCGAAAGGCTCGTTGACGGAACGTGGCTTCAGCGCAAAGTCCCAGAGAAGTCCCACGGTCACCCCGCCACGCCCCTCCGAATCTGTATTTATGCAGGTCAGATGGGGTGTGGCGGAGCGGTCACTTGTGCATTCTCAGATGTCCCGGAAGATCTCGATCTGCGCGCCCACGGAGTTGAGCCGCTCCGCCAGCTCCTCGTAACCGCGGTTGATGACGTACACGTTGCGCAGTACGGACGTGCCCTCCGCCGCCATCATGGCGAGCAGCACCACCACGGCGGGCCGCAGTGCGGGCGGGCACATCATCTCGGCGGCGCGCCAGCGGGTCGGGCCCTCGACGAGTACCCGGTGCGGGTCCAGGAGCTGCAGCCGGCCGCCGAGGCGGTTCAGGTCGGTGAGGTAGATGGCCCGGTTGTCGTAGACCCAGTCGTGGATGAGGGTCTGGCCCTGGGCCGAGGCGGCGATGGCCGCGAAGAAGGGCACGTTGTCGATGTT
This region includes:
- a CDS encoding acyltransferase, with translation MLQLHKLERYKDDQGNEIVYDGEILETKIDIRFKGSNNKLVISPKADIKDLLVTFSGDNGQIEIEQTTKKRAGLRFELRCGHESRIRIGENVGCAGRAFISAVEGVSVTIGADVMFAKNIEVRGDDTHPIFDVRTEKRVNPSQSIVVGEHVWIAKHAVVMGGVTIGNGSVIGFRSIVTSNIPNNCIAVGAPARVVRRNIAWERPEVVPRRPNELYPRKGEKSPQYWNPTEDNGASEKLVVRQQQRWLGRYLPASVRRLARKLRSS
- a CDS encoding helix-turn-helix domain-containing protein, which encodes MDEAVVGSGGAYGGTAGNSGAEPESSDSLKAFGEVLKAFRKRARLTQEQFAPRVRYSVPTVASIEQGRRFPPADFVDRAEEVLDAFGALRGAARHLSRRPGLASWFRQWAQLEAEAVALYTYECRLIPGLLQTEAYARSLFSERLPPLGDDQIEARLSARTDRQRILTERPNTAYSFIVEEHVFLRETGGPEASAELIDHVLKLARFRNIEVQVMPQARGSHAGIDGPMQLLETPDNRWFGYCEGQESGQFISDLKVVSMLQIRYARMRSQALSLEDSLSLLRQIRGAT
- a CDS encoding DUF397 domain-containing protein encodes the protein MNNTELVWFKSSYSGSSGDSCVEVATAPVTVHVRDSKVEQGPQLALSPASWASFVSYAAQA
- a CDS encoding IS3 family transposase, producing the protein MDAEKASEDNPGGYGVSLLCRALKVARSAYYVWLAARPAAEVRQAAEDELAGEIRQIHADSRGAYGAPRVTAKLRRGGRRINRKKVERIMRERDIRGITRRKRRSLTKADTKAAPSPDLVGRDFTAAEPGTKLVSDITYLPTLAGWWYLATVIDLATREVIGYAMADHHRAELVVGALKMAAGRGALREDCIAHSDRGSEYTSSEYRKLIRELKLSQSMGRTGSCYDNAAAESFFGLLKAEIGTTVWESHEAARADVFRFIEVEYNRTRLRKHPVYGYVTPIETRALAAQDLTHAA
- a CDS encoding transposase; this encodes MSKKSNTSKRYTAEFKRDAVGLVRSSGRTVTEVARELGVSSEGLRGWVKQAAIDRGEGPAGVLTTAEREELVRLRRKVREQEQTIEVLGKATAFFARQKTK
- a CDS encoding SMI1/KNR4 family protein, yielding MRELVGQVMATLVKAYFADSPMGAGSRPAIRPPAEPGALAELERHAGQSLEAGYRQFLLLTDGLEGFPLVLLGCQDWEPGGLGEAAEEFRETVLDSDPEDVGVSPETPCFPVAVNADRSQGIFLIDTVGPAEERFWWTGEGDSFYFVGFADVLAFLNDAGSCDPRESLCT
- a CDS encoding NAD-dependent epimerase/dehydratase family protein: MISVTTVSSSVVAHDLDEILDRDLPWSELSGRTVLVTGASGMLPSYVVYTLLALNDRHGAGITVHGLVRNEEKARRLLADVIDRPDFHLVVQDVATPLELSGPVDYVIHGASAARPALHGSQPVMTIKANLLGTFNLLDLCVAKASRGFLLMSSAEVYGAQPPETELIDEQSYGGFDILNPRACYAEGKRAAETICATYQAQYGIDSRVVRFGHVYGPGMALDDGRVQADFAANVVAGKDIVLNSDGSGVRTYTYVADAIAGLFYALLCGDQVAYNVADPSGLVSIRRLAELFTEVRPERGQQLRFTNESDARSYSLTKKQGLDSTRLAALGWNPVVDLPTGLNRMVTHLESSAPGV